The proteins below come from a single Tachysurus fulvidraco isolate hzauxx_2018 chromosome 13, HZAU_PFXX_2.0, whole genome shotgun sequence genomic window:
- the lmo2 gene encoding rhombotin-2 has translation MASTIERKTLEVNEELVDEVLQVPPSMLMCGGCQQSIGDRFFLKAIEQYWHEDCLSCDLCGCRLGEVGRRLYYKLGRKLCRRDYLRLFGQDGLCASCEKRIRAFEMTMRVRDKVYHLECFKCAACQKHFCVGDRYLLINTDIVCEQDIFEWTKLNSNLR, from the exons ATGGCATCTACAATTGAGAGGAAGACCTTGGAAGTTAACGA AGAACTAGTGGATGAGGTCCTCCAGGTGCCTCCATCAATGCTAATGTGTGGTGGTTGTCAGCAAAGTATTGGAGACCGTTTTTTCCTGAAGGCCATAGAGCAGTACTGGCATGAGGACTGCCTGAGTTGTGACCTTTGCGGCTGCCGGCTGGGTGAAGTTGGCCGAAGATTGTACTACAAGCTTGGTAGGAAGCTGTGCCGAAGAGACTACCTAAG ACTGTTTGGTCAGGATGGGCTGTGTGCTTCCTGTGAGAAGAGGATCCGGGCATTTGAAATGACAATGCGAGTTCGTGACAAAGTGTACCACCTTGAGTGTTTCAAATGTGCCGCCTGTCAGAAGCACTTCTGTGTTGGAGATCGCTACCTGCTTATCAACACAGACATTGTATGTGAGCAGGACATTTTTGAGTGGACCAAACTCAACAGTAACTTACGGTAA